The following are encoded together in the Malaya genurostris strain Urasoe2022 chromosome 3, Malgen_1.1, whole genome shotgun sequence genome:
- the LOC131436626 gene encoding cytochrome c1, heme protein, mitochondrial yields the protein MAAFVGRICGSGLLCTKNGITLQKVQQFSTSRAWTKNQKLATAAGIVVGGAGALLYALEQSVAASGTEVHPPAQPWDHKGLFNSLDYASVRRGYEVYKQVCAACHSMKYIAYRNLVGVSHTEAEAKAEAAEIQVRDGPDEAGNYFMRPGKLSDYFPSPYPNEEAARAANNGAYPPDLSYIALARHGGEDYLFALLTGYVDAPAGVVLREGQYYNPYFPGGAISMAQALYSEAAEYGDGTPASASQLAKDVSVFLVWASDPFHDDRKRMGIKSLGVMLVLGTLAYYIKRHKWAAIKSRKISFYPKHK from the exons GTTCAACAATTCTCAACTAGCCGCGCTTGGACCAAAAATCAGAAG CTAGCAACCGCTGCCGGGATCGTTGTCGGTGGTGCCGGCGCATTACTGTATGCTCTAGAGCAATCGGTAGCCGCTTCGGGAACCGAAGTTCACCCGCCAGCACAGCCATGGGATCATAAAGGATTGTTTAACTCGCTAGACTATGCTTCGGTAAGACGTGGCTACGAAGTGTACAAGCAGGTGTGTGCTGCATGTCACTCGATGAAATATATCGCCTATCGTAATTTAGTTGGTGTATCCCATACCGAAGCGGAGGCTAAAGCTGAAGCTGCTGAGATTCag GTTCGAGACGGTCCTGATGAGGCCGGCAATTACTTCATGCGGCCTGGTAAATTATCTGATTATTTCCCAAGCCCGTATCCCAACGAAGAAGCTGCTCGTGCTGCTAACAATGGAGCTTATCCACCGGATCTAAGTTATATCGCCTTGGCTCGTCACGGTGGAGAAGACTACCTGTTTGCTCTCCTGACGGGATACGTTGATGCCCCAGCCGGTGTCGTACTACGTGAAGGACAATATTACAATCCTTATTTCCCAGGAGGTGCCATTTCGATGGCCCAAGCTTTGTATAGCGAG GCTGCAGAATACGGCGACGGAACGCCAGCTTCAGCTAGCCAGCTTGCCAAGGATGTGTCCGTATTTTTGGTATGGGCTTCCGATCCTTTCCACGACGATCGCAAGCGTATGGGTATCAAATCACTCGGCGTTATGTTAGTCTTAGGTACACTCGCATACTACATCAAGCGACACAAGTGGGCCGCCATCAAGAGCAGAAAGATTTCTTTCTATCCAAAGCATAAATAA